TGGCGATGCTGTCAACGCGTCAGCAGCCATTGCCAGACCGGAACAATTGCGATCCCCTCGGGTACGCGAAACTCGCGTGGCGGTTCGCTTTCTGTCAGCACGAGGGCCGTCGCATTCGGAAACTCCCGCCGGGCTTCAACCAAAGCGCGGATTTCGCGTTCGCAGGTCGCCGGGGACGAGATATCGGCTGCGGCCTGGATCAATTGGCAGTGGCCCTCGAAATCCGTCGCGACAAAATCTACCTCAAGTCCCGAAGCGGTCTTGGCATAAGCGAGATCACGGCTTGCTCTCAATAGCTCACAGGCGATGATATTTTCGATGAGGTGCCCCCGGTCAAGACCCGCCGCTGGGCTGAACGCCTGAGCGAGACCGTGGTCAGCCAGGTACACCTTGCGCGGGTTGACTTGCCGCCGCCGCTCCGACCGGCCGGCCAATGGTACGGTAAAAACGAGGAAGGCATCCTCCAGGTACGAGAGAAAAGCCAGCAGGGTTTCCTTGGAGACGGCAATGCCCCGCGATCCGAAATCCGCATAGATCTTGCTCACGCTCAGCAGCGTGGCCGGATTTCGCAGAAGCTGGCGGACAAATGCGCGCAAAGCGGGAAGGTTGGTGACCTTGTGGCGTTCGGCCACATCGCGAAAAAGGACGGTATCCACGTAACTCTGCAACAGGCCGATCCGGTTGCGCGTGGCGGCATAAGCTCCGGCCTCCGGAAAACCGCCAATTTCGAGATAGGCGTCAAAATGGGCGCGCAACGCCGACCGTTCCGTGCTGGAAACCAGCCGTTGCGGCGCGTCTTCGGGCCAATTTCGTCCACGCAGAAACTCGCGAAAACTGAACGGCGTGATGACCGTCTCCATCGCGCGGCCTCGCATACTCGTCGCCACTTCGCGGCTCAACATGCGGGCGGACGACCCGCTCAGGAAAAGCTCAACCTTTTCGGAATCCAGCACCCGGCGGACAAACCGCTCCCATCCCGGAATGATCTGAATTTCGTCCAGGCACCAGGTCACCTCCGCTTGGTGGCGAAATTGCGGCCACTGGCGGTAATACTCCTCGATGATCGTGCCAAGATCTTCCGCTTGGAACGTGCCAAGCCGCTCATCCTCGAAATTGAAATAGACCAGTCGCTCCCGTTCGATCCCGCGCGCTAAGCGGTCAGCCAGGCATTGGTAGAGGAAGAAAGTCTTCCCCGCCCGCCGCATGCCGATGACGGCTTGGGCTTTGCCCGGCAGGAGGGCGGGCGAGGCATTGCGGCGCACCATTTTAGGAAAAGGTGC
This genomic stretch from Verrucomicrobiota bacterium harbors:
- a CDS encoding ATP-binding protein, whose protein sequence is MEDQVLSVIQQKLGDASQAPFPKMVRRNASPALLPGKAQAVIGMRRAGKTFFLYQCLADRLARGIERERLVYFNFEDERLGTFQAEDLGTIIEEYYRQWPQFRHQAEVTWCLDEIQIIPGWERFVRRVLDSEKVELFLSGSSARMLSREVATSMRGRAMETVITPFSFREFLRGRNWPEDAPQRLVSSTERSALRAHFDAYLEIGGFPEAGAYAATRNRIGLLQSYVDTVLFRDVAERHKVTNLPALRAFVRQLLRNPATLLSVSKIYADFGSRGIAVSKETLLAFLSYLEDAFLVFTVPLAGRSERRRQVNPRKVYLADHGLAQAFSPAAGLDRGHLIENIIACELLRASRDLAYAKTASGLEVDFVATDFEGHCQLIQAAADISSPATCEREIRALVEARREFPNATALVLTESEPPREFRVPEGIAIVPVWQWLLTR